One window of Solwaraspora sp. WMMA2056 genomic DNA carries:
- a CDS encoding response regulator transcription factor — MRKVLVCVRSVAAAQNITGAAARLGLSAVVRTAVSEPEVMLRLSERPAEIVLADTALARPDSASFTRRVLARSPNSVIVLFGGEEPQVASAAIAAGARGLIRDADDLVSVVAKTLLLLAAPGRQTPALLAEQSATLTATVAPAPAETASVSAVAAASAANRATGTTPGADTGPAASAPTDAAATVVPNQRDDATAPASPTTGSPTAGGPAVTGGPSTATTPPGGTPTTGSAGTAPTIGPSGSPLRRTGLTERELQVLRGMSEGKSNGEIGRELFVSEDTVKTHARRLFRKLGARDRAHAVATGFRTGLVA; from the coding sequence GTGCGTAAGGTGCTCGTTTGTGTACGGTCGGTTGCCGCAGCTCAGAACATCACCGGGGCGGCGGCCCGGCTCGGCCTCTCCGCTGTCGTCCGGACCGCCGTCTCCGAACCCGAGGTGATGCTGCGACTGTCCGAACGGCCGGCGGAGATCGTGCTCGCCGACACGGCGCTGGCCCGGCCGGACAGTGCCAGTTTCACCCGCCGGGTGCTGGCCCGCTCGCCGAACAGCGTGATCGTGCTCTTCGGCGGCGAGGAGCCGCAGGTGGCGTCCGCCGCGATCGCGGCCGGCGCCCGCGGCCTGATCCGCGACGCCGACGACCTGGTCAGCGTCGTCGCCAAGACCCTGCTGCTGCTGGCCGCCCCCGGTCGGCAGACGCCGGCGCTGCTGGCCGAACAGTCGGCGACGCTCACCGCCACCGTCGCGCCCGCGCCGGCCGAGACCGCCTCCGTCAGTGCCGTCGCCGCAGCTTCGGCGGCCAACCGGGCCACCGGCACCACCCCCGGTGCCGACACCGGCCCGGCGGCATCCGCACCGACCGACGCCGCCGCGACCGTGGTGCCGAACCAGCGCGACGACGCGACGGCGCCGGCCAGCCCCACCACCGGCAGCCCGACCGCCGGTGGTCCGGCGGTGACCGGCGGCCCGAGCACCGCGACGACACCCCCCGGCGGTACGCCGACCACCGGCTCGGCCGGCACTGCACCGACCATCGGCCCGTCCGGCTCGCCGCTGCGGCGTACCGGGCTGACCGAACGGGAGCTCCAGGTGCTGCGCGGCATGTCCGAAGGCAAGAGCAACGGCGAGATCGGCCGGGAACTGTTCGTCTCGGAGGACACCGTCAAGACCCACGCCCGACGGCTGTTCCGCAAACTCGGTGCCCGCGACCGGGCCCACGCCGTGGCGACCGGATTCCGTACCGGCCTGGTCGCCTGA
- a CDS encoding DUF5319 domain-containing protein yields MHEEPIDPFSGDPADPAAGLEDPTEDGESDSLTAAERQDVLEDLADLEVYQALLGAVGIRGLVIECEDCREPHYFDWDLLRGNLRHLLNSGRPRVHEPAFNPDPDHYVTWEYARGYADGVHDTLHDESDDDEMPEQSS; encoded by the coding sequence GTGCACGAGGAGCCGATCGATCCGTTCAGTGGCGACCCCGCCGATCCGGCGGCCGGGCTGGAGGATCCCACCGAGGACGGGGAGTCCGACTCGTTGACCGCCGCCGAGCGGCAGGACGTGTTGGAGGACCTGGCGGACCTGGAGGTCTACCAGGCCCTGCTCGGCGCGGTCGGGATCCGTGGTCTGGTGATCGAGTGCGAGGACTGCCGGGAGCCGCACTACTTCGACTGGGACCTGCTGCGCGGCAACCTGCGGCATCTGCTCAACTCGGGCCGGCCACGGGTGCACGAGCCGGCCTTCAACCCGGACCCGGACCACTACGTCACCTGGGAGTACGCCCGGGGCTACGCCGACGGCGTACACGACACCCTGCACGACGAGTCCGACGACGACGAGATGCCGGAGCAGTCGTCCTGA
- the guaB gene encoding IMP dehydrogenase — translation MPTGSARAVPLGLTFDDVLLQPAESDVIPSRVNTVTSMTRNVQLSIPLLSSAMDTVTEARMAIAMARQGGIGVLHRNLSADDQALQVDLVKRSEAGMITNPVTCGPDDTLQHVDTLCGRYRISGVPVVDADGALVGIVTNRDMRFETDSNRPVREIMTRMPLVTAPVGVAKADALALLRQHKVEKLPLIDDAGRLRGLITVKDFTKSEQYPDATKDDAGRLRVAAAIGVGDDAYKRARALVDAGVDVLIVDTAHGHQRAVLDMVRALKADTAVDVVGGNVATYTGARALVEAGADAVKVGVGPGAICTTRVVAGVGVPQITAIMEAVRACQPAGVPVIADGGIQYSGDIAKALVAGAHTVMLGSLLAGCEESPGELMFINGKQFKSYRGMGSLGAMQSRGQARSYSKDRYFQQDVLSDEKLVPEGVEGQVPYRGPLSTVVHQLIGGVRLAMGYVGAEGIDDLHQRGQLIRITAAGLKESHPHDIQMTVEAPNYHTR, via the coding sequence ATGCCCACCGGGTCGGCCCGGGCGGTACCGCTCGGTCTGACCTTCGACGACGTGCTGCTGCAGCCCGCCGAGTCGGACGTGATCCCGAGCCGGGTCAACACCGTGACGTCGATGACCCGCAACGTGCAGCTGTCGATTCCGCTGCTGTCCAGCGCCATGGACACGGTGACCGAGGCCCGGATGGCGATCGCCATGGCCCGCCAGGGCGGCATCGGCGTCCTGCACCGCAACCTCTCCGCCGACGACCAGGCACTCCAGGTCGACCTGGTGAAGCGCTCCGAGGCCGGCATGATCACCAACCCGGTGACCTGCGGCCCGGACGACACCCTGCAGCACGTCGACACGCTCTGCGGCCGGTACCGCATCTCCGGTGTACCGGTCGTCGACGCCGACGGGGCACTGGTCGGCATCGTCACCAACCGGGACATGCGCTTCGAAACCGACTCCAACCGGCCGGTACGCGAGATCATGACCCGGATGCCGCTGGTCACCGCCCCGGTCGGGGTGGCCAAGGCGGACGCCCTGGCGCTGCTGCGTCAGCACAAGGTCGAGAAGCTGCCCCTGATCGACGACGCCGGCCGGCTGCGCGGGCTGATCACCGTCAAGGACTTCACCAAGAGCGAGCAGTACCCCGACGCGACCAAGGACGACGCCGGCCGGCTGCGGGTGGCCGCCGCGATCGGGGTCGGCGACGACGCGTACAAGCGGGCCCGCGCCCTGGTCGACGCCGGTGTCGACGTGCTGATCGTCGACACCGCGCACGGCCACCAGCGGGCCGTGCTGGACATGGTCCGGGCCCTCAAGGCGGACACGGCCGTCGACGTCGTCGGCGGCAACGTGGCCACCTACACCGGTGCGCGGGCGCTGGTCGAGGCGGGTGCCGACGCGGTCAAGGTCGGGGTCGGCCCCGGCGCGATCTGTACCACCCGGGTGGTCGCCGGGGTCGGCGTACCGCAGATCACCGCGATCATGGAGGCGGTCCGCGCCTGCCAGCCGGCCGGGGTGCCGGTGATCGCCGACGGCGGCATCCAGTACTCCGGTGACATCGCCAAGGCGCTCGTCGCCGGGGCGCACACGGTGATGCTCGGCAGCCTGCTCGCCGGCTGTGAGGAGAGCCCCGGCGAGCTGATGTTCATCAACGGCAAACAGTTCAAGTCGTACCGGGGGATGGGTTCGCTGGGGGCGATGCAGTCACGCGGCCAGGCCCGCTCCTACTCCAAGGACCGCTACTTCCAGCAGGACGTCCTCAGCGACGAGAAGCTGGTACCTGAAGGCGTCGAGGGCCAGGTGCCGTACCGTGGGCCGCTGAGCACCGTCGTGCACCAGCTGATCGGCGGGGTCCGGCTGGCGATGGGGTACGTCGGTGCCGAAGGCATCGACGACCTGCACCAGCGCGGCCAGCTGATCCGGATCACCGCGGCCGGTCTGAAGGAGAGCCACCCGCACGACATCCAGATGACCGTCGAAGCACCCAACTACCACACCCGCTGA
- a CDS encoding GuaB3 family IMP dehydrogenase-related protein codes for MRDVVEIGLGKTAQRGYHLDDIAIVPSRRTRDVDDVSTAWQLDAYQFKIPCVAHPSDATMSPATAAKLSELGGLGVLNVEGLWTRYEDPAKVLAELAGMDDDDPATKRLQEAYAEPIRPELIAERVRQMRAGGGTVAVRVSPQHTLALAPVILDAGVDILVIQGTLVSAEHVSTTDEPLNLKEFIADLDLPVVVGGCTDYKTALHLMRTGAAGVIVGIGADEWATTDSVLGIRVPMATAIADAAAARRDYLDETGGRYVHLIADGDLQTSGDIAKALGCGADAVMLGEPLSLCAEAPASGAWWHSVASHPKLPRGAYGVAGEPLGDMEQLLFGPADSPDGQQNLFGGLRRAMAKCGYRDLKEFQRVGLVLDR; via the coding sequence ATGCGTGACGTGGTCGAGATCGGGCTGGGCAAGACCGCGCAGCGCGGCTACCACCTGGACGACATCGCCATCGTGCCGAGCCGGCGCACCCGGGACGTCGACGACGTCTCCACCGCCTGGCAGCTCGACGCGTACCAGTTCAAGATCCCGTGTGTGGCGCACCCGTCGGACGCGACGATGAGCCCGGCCACCGCCGCGAAGCTCAGCGAGCTGGGCGGGCTCGGCGTGCTCAACGTCGAAGGGCTGTGGACCCGCTACGAGGATCCGGCCAAGGTCCTCGCCGAGCTGGCCGGGATGGACGACGACGACCCGGCCACCAAGCGGCTGCAGGAGGCGTACGCCGAACCGATCCGCCCCGAACTGATCGCCGAACGGGTCCGGCAGATGCGCGCCGGTGGCGGCACCGTCGCGGTCCGGGTGTCCCCGCAGCACACCCTGGCGCTGGCCCCGGTGATCCTCGACGCCGGCGTCGACATCCTGGTGATCCAGGGCACCCTGGTCTCGGCCGAGCACGTCTCCACCACCGACGAGCCGCTGAATCTCAAGGAGTTCATCGCCGACCTGGACCTGCCGGTCGTGGTCGGCGGCTGCACCGACTACAAGACGGCGCTGCACCTGATGCGTACCGGCGCGGCCGGCGTGATCGTCGGCATCGGTGCCGACGAGTGGGCGACGACCGACTCGGTGCTCGGCATCCGGGTGCCGATGGCGACGGCGATCGCCGACGCGGCCGCCGCCCGCCGCGACTACCTCGACGAGACCGGCGGCCGATACGTGCACCTGATCGCCGACGGTGACCTGCAGACCTCCGGTGACATCGCCAAGGCCCTCGGCTGCGGCGCCGACGCGGTGATGCTCGGCGAGCCGCTGTCGCTGTGCGCCGAGGCCCCGGCGTCCGGTGCCTGGTGGCATTCGGTGGCCAGCCACCCGAAGCTGCCGCGCGGCGCGTACGGGGTCGCCGGTGAGCCGCTGGGCGACATGGAGCAGCTGCTGTTCGGCCCGGCCGACTCCCCGGACGGCCAGCAGAACCTCTTCGGCGGGCTGCGCCGGGCGATGGCCAAGTGCGGCTACCGCGACCTGAAGGAGTTCCAGCGGGTCGGGCTGGTCCTGGACCGGTGA